AAAGCAGTGAGGGCTTGGCGCTGCCTGAGTATTTTTAGAAACCAACAAATATTGTGGTTTGCATTGAATTGTATGTTTGGACCCATCATGCAAAAAATCGATATATCAGGGCTTTAATGGAGCAGAGACTTACCCAAAGATTCTGTATCTCTATCTTCTTCCTGCATGACTTGCCAAAACATGGTCCTCTGGCCTGTCTGGGTTGGAGGGGGCTCGTCCATGTGTGAAGTTTCCTCGAGATTCATTGGCCCCTGAGAACGGGAGATGGACAAGACTGCTTATAGGGCGACATCAATATGCACGGACCTGGCAAGAGCTCCCTATCCAGAGGTGCGTCACAATTTAGGATTTGACAGAGAGGAAAAACGCAATGATGTGCGGCTATATTCTTTGGGATGGTTATACAGTAATAAATCACTTAGAAGCTATCCTGGCAAGTAACCCGCATATACATAAATTAAATAGTTTAAACGACTGAGAAAAATACAACCTAGGTATTGCTCCTTAAAAGTGAACGTACCTTAGCCTGACACAACATGGACGTTTGGAGTCCTTCAGGAGGAAGCAAGTTGCTGTGATCCCTTGGGCCTTGGCTTCCACTGCCTGCGAAGTACAGAAGGGAGATATTtttttatcctcctcctcctcattttatgaATTGCCTTTTACTTATGTGTCAGTGGGATTTACAAATGCATCAGAAGGACAGCCAAAAAAAAATAGTACAGAAAACAAACTGAAGACGGGTTTAAGAACGATGCAAAATGGACGCTAATGGCAGAGGGAAATTTACCCATCTGGGGCAGCTTGTTGGAACAAAAAcatctcctgctgtttccaggcaGTGCAGACAGtgacaggaatgctgttccacagaacagctGCAGCCACACTGCAAGCCCTACTCTGAACTACCGTGGAGCAGATTTCTGACATTTTGGGGGGCTGAAGGGGAAACTCTCCTGCAGAAGGCACTTACCGGGTGGTGGCGCTGTTTCTTTCAAACACAGGGCCTTCAAAACTTTAATCTTCCTTCTGTCATCTCTCAGGTGGCACATCCCCCTTTTCTGAATTTGCAGCTCCTTCTGCATATGCTTCTGTAGGGCAAACTCTGAAGAAGCATGTGTAAGGGGATCATAGCCTTAATGCCAAAGGGGAAGCCTTACCCAGCAAACAGAGACCGTTGCTACTGCTTTGCTCTTCTGTTTCCTCAGCCTTCAGGGAACCCTCCTGCAGTGgcttctggaaaaaaaattgaTCTGATTGGTGAAGAATTTAAAGATAGCCTTATTATCCATAGGACTTGAAGGTTCTCGTAAACGTAGAAGGTGCCCTTTCTGCATTTGAACTTATCTCTTATAATCATCAACCTTGTTTGGGTATCTCTTTCAGCATATAGACTGCTTATATTAATTCATCTATTTAAGTCAGGACTGGTGGATTACTTTAACCCTTAATGTGAGCAGAttgtgtttctctctttttttctttttgttacatttgcaaaacaaaaaggcATCTAAAAAGCGAAGGTTACATTGGACATTTGCAGTCATTTCAGCCTCTGAAAAACAGGGCTGCCAGCTTTTCCGTCAGCCTCTTCCTGGGCTTAGCAGCAGCTTGATTTTACTGACACTGGCAGGCAATTGCTGCTTTTCTCCCTCCGTGCCTATCCCTGCATTTCAAGCAGCTGcttaaaagcacaagagcaggGCAAAGCTGGTTAGCTGAcaaccctctgtgtgtgtgttcccaatAGGGGTACTAATATTTTACTAAGAGTTACCTCCTTGAATTCAGAAAACAGCTCTACcgccacattcacactatacattaaaGTGGTGTGACACTGCTTtaatcagtcatggcttctcccaaagaattctgggaactgtagtatgttaagtatgctgagagttgtaaggacctacaattcccagggttaaCTGACTGGGAAACCACTTTGAGAATTGTAGCGGAGTGAAGGGAACAACCCttgatgaactacagctcccataactaTTTGGGGGAAATCCAGGAGTGTTGAAAGTTGTGTCGCAGTGTTTAAGTGGATGACATGAATGTGGCCGAAGGCTGAACCAGTCAACGTTGAGCACCCTGGATGATTTTGTTCCCATATCCTAGTCTTCCCCAATCTGCTGCTTTGCAGGTGGTTGAAAATAGAAACACCTTATCAGCCCCAGGGAGCATGGCCAATACTCAGGGATCACGTGAGTTGTAGTTTGAAACTTCTGGAAAGAAACTACTTGGGAAAGGTAGCGTTATCCTCTTCAAAATTCTGGATATGAAACCTCAAACCCTCACCTGCCATTCTGCAGCCTCGTCCAAGTCTTGCTGGCCGGCCATCAGGAACTCCTCTGCTAGGGCCACAGCCTGCGAACACGACTCTGGTCCTCCTGCTCGgatccagctctgcagttctggCGGGAGGctggccaggaactgctccaggaccagcagctccaggatctgctccttgctGCATCTCTCTGGCTTCAGCCACCGGTGGCAGAGATCCTGCAGCTGGAGCTGGATCCTCCGGGGGTCCTCTACCTGCTGGCAGCGGAACTTCCTGAAGTGCTGGCGCTGCACCTCCATCTTGATAGCATCGCCTCGCAAGATGGCCGCCTTCACCTTCCCAAAGTCTTCCCTGTCTCCGGCTTCTAGGGCGACGAAGGCCTGTTTGGCTTCCCCGCTCAGAGCAGGCAGGAGCCGGGCTGCCCATTCTTCCCTAGGCCACTGGCAAGCTCTGGCCACTTGCTCAAAGGAGGCCAGGAAGGCCTTGGCGTCGTCCCATGGGGTGGCCTCCAGTGACAATGGGTTCTCCGTCGTGTGAGGAGACTGCAATGTTGTCAGGAACTCCTGCCACTGGGCCTCCCAGCGCTGTTGAATCCCGTTGCAGGGCTCCTGCTTGGTCTCTCGAGATGCTCTCCATCCTGGCTGCTCCCTCACACAGTCTGATTGAACCACACTGGAGGGCTTGTTATCCCCTCCCAGCCCTCCTTCTCGTTCTGGGCTCACAGTTTGAGGCTCCATTTCCCCACCCAGCCTGCGAAGCCCTGAATCTGGAATCAGGAGGTGGAGGAGTGGGCTTGTTGGCAGACTAATCCCAGTAGAGGCCTCTTTCTCCAccactctcaaatttctgttcTCACAAGAGACTTTCTGAACTTTAGGCGGTTGTTATCTCATCGCGTGAGGCTGAGGGTGTATAACAAAGGACCCGAtgcaaaaaaaatgaatttgCGACAGAAATTGACACGCCCAAGTGAGACCAATAAGGATCGCAGGCAGATCGCTGGTGCCTTTTCACATTGTCTGGCAGAAGTTTATTTCGTTTAGAAATCGACCTGACATAGATTATCCTCCATAAGCAGCAGTAAAAATAGGGACTGTTGGTGGTTAAGAAAGGTCTTTTGgtggttgttttcttttattatgcCTTGTTGGTGGCTTGTTGGTTTCTGACCCCACGTGGCACCTGAAAGACAAAAATATTTACCATTGACAAATGATGGCTGTTACAAACATCCAAGGTGATGATGGTTCTACTATTGGATTTTTGAAATGTGCCCAAGGACCGCAGGGTTCAAACCTCTccccatttttaaattaaaaaccccacacacacattgatttgAGTGTTGCATCACCTTTGAATataaacaaacttttaaaagaaaatgagaaagagCAGAATTCTGGTCAAGAGGCCTCTGCTCTGGGGAAGAGCTATCGCTCAGTGTTAGAGGAATCactttgcaagcagaaatcatagtaagatcatctagtccaacctcctgcaatgcaagaatatgcagctgtcccatacaatgattgaacctgtgaccttggcattatcagcaccacactctaaccaactgagctatccaggaggatctcaggttcaatccctcagCATCTACAGGTAGGCCTTGGAGGCAAAGACCAGGATGCCTATGGTCTTTTGTTGGAGGCTTCACTCCAGGTTTTCAAACAAGTCACATCCTTGACCTTGGGTACTGGctaaaattaaaaagggggataGGGCCCATTTTAATACTTTCAGCTTTCAAGGACGTGCTGAATCTTAACGCTGGAGCAACCCCATCTTGGAATCAGGAAATGCTACAAGTTACTGAGAATTACGGCCTTTCTTTGGACAATTCTGAGTTCCTTAGACTTTGAGGTGGCATCTTGCCTCGTCAAATCTGCCGTTTTGAAGCGTTATTTTTGTGGTGGCCTCACGCCTAAGCTTGTCTGTCCAAAATTTGCCCCTTGGTATGCCAAGCTACCCATTCAGACGCCCTGCCCTCACTTATGTGACCACCACCAGTAGCAAATGGAGAAATGCCTTTATGGCTCTGCGACTCCAGTCTGTGCACTTTGCCACAGTGGAATGATGCTATCGCCAGATCCCTTATAAAGAGAGAGTTTGCCCATGTGGaggcaagtattattattattattattattattattattattattattattattattatgtcccacTGCTTCCTGGTCTGCCCAATCTACACAGACATTAAGAGAAGCCTTGTTCAAAGATTTAAATCTCCCAGTTGGGAGATCAATTGGGTATTTGATTCACTTTTAATAAGGTGGCAGGTCCCCCTACACTTCTGGAAAAAGTGGCCGGTTTTGCCTTTCGAGTGGCAACTTTGAGAAGAAAAGTTTGTGGGGATGATGTAAAGTTCTTCAGGGGAGCAAACTGtcatctcacagagtgtctgCTTTTAATAATCATTTTAACTGAGTAATATATTTTATTCCGTTTCTATTCTGTATTctgtgttttatcttttgtaatggctttggctaaagtaaacaaacaaacatctccaTCCTGGCTCTTAGCCCCTGATAGCCCTTATCCTCCAGACATGtctattttaaagccattcaataCCCAGGAAAGGAGTGAGCAGATCTCCCTCTTAAAAGCACAAGAGATACCACCCCTCCAAGCTTCCCTTACCCACaaccaaaaaaaccttttaactCCAGCTGCACCTTCAGGGAAACAGGGGAAGCCTTTTCACAGCACGGAATtgttggttgttttgttttttaaagagtattATTTTGAAGCATCGGGTGCTAATTAACTTGCAGGCGAGGAGGCTGCTCCTAAAAGAAGACCACCGCCAAgcgcactttttttttaataaaaaaaccgaTATATTCAAATATTGTACATAAAACCAAGCCCACTTGTCCTCGTTTGAACCCACGGCTTCCCCAGTTTCTGTTTTTTTCCCTGTGCGCAAAGGAGGGGTTGAAGTTGGTCTGCAGATGTTGATGATGGAATGCAATTAAATGATGATGATCAAATGCAATAAAAGGGAAGGAGGCGGAGGGGAGTTCGGACAGCAAGTGAGACTCACCTTTTTAGGGAGAAGGGAAGCGCGGCTCCCCGGGATTTTCCGgcgggaaaagggggagaggaaggcGGCTGCGAGGTCTCTGGAGCGATGGAAGCTGCTCTCGTTCCCGGTCGCCGCctgttccttcctcctcctcctcctcctggtctaATGGCGGCGCTTGCAGAGAGGGAGCCGAGCTTCCTGCACGGGAGAATTGCTGCCCTCGACTGGAAGGAGCTGCTCATGCCTCCTTCTTCCACCCAAAACAATTTGAGTCATTAGTTGCTGTTTAATTATGATTACATTgcccctctcccccgcccccaaggaCCGAGCTCAAAACGGCTTGCAAAAGCAAAGTTTTGAGAAACAGATATTAAACACGAATGAAAGCAACCTACAACATGCACACCAATATGTAAAAGTTCTTTTGTTTAGTAGTTGTAACCCGCTCTGGGACTTTAGGTAATGCAAAGGTTGGGTAGCCATTTTGCTTTtcgttgagtttcctgcattgcagggggctggactagatgacccttggttggttgggggtcccttccaacttactgtatttgtttgtatttgtagATCGCCCTTCATCCAAGGTCCACAGGTGGTTTACAATATTTTATAGTCCACAAGAAAAGGGATCCAACAACtcgcagggtcatctagtccaaccccctgcaagacaggaatctcagctaaagcatccgtgacagatggccatccaacctctgcttataaacctccaaggaaggggagtccatcacctcccgagggagacagttccactgtccaacagctcttaccgtcagaaagttcttcctgatgtttagtcggaatcacctttcttgcaacttgaagcccttggtttgGAGGCcaccctccagagctggagaaacaagcttgttccatcttccaagCAACAGCCCtggagatgtttgaagatggctatcatatctcctttcagtctcatTTTCTatgctaaacatccccagctccctcaactgctcccaaggcttggtttccagaccctttatcttcttggttgccctcctctgcacgttccggcttctcaacatccttcttaaattgtggtacccagaactggacatagtactccagaacagagtgggactatgacttctgATCTGAACACTATATCTCTGTTGATGCAGCtcagaatagcattagcttttttcgctgctgcgtcacactgttggctcatgttaagacccctagattcttttcacatgtgctactgGCAAGCTAGATGTCTCCTTGCTTATATTTGTGCAGTTCAACTTAGTCAGAAAGCCCGAAAGGACAACTCTCCCTTATGTTTTGGAATGTCAAAACttctcattgattttttttttttaaaagtattgtcATCTTTTTAAAGATATAGCTGTTGGCTTCTTAAACACTCCACCATTTTATGCAAGAGACACATCCTGTCATGGCCACCCCGGCACTAATCCAACTCAAGCTTCTctagaaaggaaaaaggaacaaACAGGGGCACCATCTGTGCAGGGCCATGAGGGCcacttcaaaaaaaaatcaatgaagggactgtccgtccgtcccccccaagTTGTGGCGGCCGGATGCATGCTGTGAAGTGTACTGGCGTCATATGTGCACGCTTGGGAACAAACAAATCAAACAAGAACAAACATTCAACTGATGCAGCCTCCACAAAAGGTAAGACAATATGCCCCTGCCTCCATTTCAGAACTGGAGTCTTATTTTTCTGTAATCTCGCAGTGAGCCTTTACAAAACAACAGTGCTACACTCAgagtttattattaattaataattaattaatttttattcactttcaaAACCTTAACAAATGCAACAAAACGTAACTTGGGGGGTTCCCCTCCGAGAAAATAGGAGGCTTGTCAAAGGAGAAATAAAGGTCACAAAAGTGCAAACCAGAACAGGTCGTGCCTTTGAGGCGGCCTTCTCATAAGATCTTCTCGAGGCATCTATAGGATGAATGGTTGTCAAACATGCACAGAAGGATAATGGATCGGGGAATCCGAGATAAGGTGCCAACTGTGAGGAATTATTTCTCCCTTATCTGTGAGGTAAGATGGCAGGGGCTTTTTGGACCACAATGTTCCCCCACTGTTCATTTGAGAGCACAATCCCTAAACCAGTGGTTTCCAACCAGTGtgtggggtgccttgaatgatggtcagaggtGCCACGGACAACACTGGTCtctggccctctttccttcccttcctccttggatgccctctcatgtctctgcttCCCAGGCccatgtggggcagtgtgaggaggcacctctctttgggacgGAGggcagcagctcagagaccaggggaggCAGCAGCGACTACCCGGAGGacttccaaggagaggggagagagaaagccgaGTCTCCCCGTCAGCTGTAGGGCAGTGAGGGACAAGGCGGCGGACACAAGTCCCACACTGCTGTTTCAGGCATTGTGGAGcttgcaggcgcccaagccagcacgtcactcccaggagagttgTGTGGCTCAGGCGCACAGCAGGTCCCGCAGTAAGTGCTGCCCCCACAGTGTGACGgccagtgcccccctccccagccagctATGCCTctgggaacactccacaagagagCAGAATTAAGCACTCAATGGCAAACCTTCAGAGGCCATAAGCTTTCTGTTCACCTGTGACACAATGTCTGGCTTTAAGAGGATGTGCATAAGCTGGTTAAAGTGAAGCCATGGCCATGGACTGATTAAAGCTGGAGATGGAGGGAAgaccctagaccaggcacccccaaacttcggccctccagatgttttggactacagttcccatcttccccgaccactggtcctgttagctagggatcatgggagttgtaggccaaaacatctggagggccgcagtttggggatgcctgccctagacccaTGCTGTGGGGCCTACAGTGTCGGCAGAGCTGTTACTGCCTCCCTGCTGCTAGATGTTCTGCTTTCAACAGCAGCTGCAGGAATTCCTGCAGTGGGATATATTACATGTTCTCAGCCCTGCTAAGCATCTTCTTTCCCTCTGGATTCTCTGATGTGCAACAAGCCAATGTGCAAACCGGTGTGTTTTAAGTAggcacagaaaaataaaatgaagttggGATGAAATGCCTCCACGGAGAAGGTATTCCATAAGGACTAGAACAGTGTGTTCCTAACCATgtcagtcctactgaattcaatggggtttatgtCCAGGATAAAGTGGGGTTGGGATTGCAGCCCAAGTTATGCGATTTATAGCCACAACTACAGTATTCTGTTTATGCATGGCTTCCTCGCCAGTGGTAAGCTTTTAGTTTCAGCATGCATTATGTATattgatgggtggggtataaaattattgatattattatacGTATATGGGTAACTGGTGCCTTGTGACTAACACATTTGAGACTTAAGAGTCTAACTGAAAGTGGACATAGTTGTTCTTTACTACGGTCTTTCAGAGAGCTTTTTGAGGCCTAATGCTGGCTACTCCCAAAGGGAATATGGCCACTGGTACAGGTGTGGTGGGGGCCTACACAGCGAACATGCTGCCCCAATTTGAACTCTTCCCACCCTCAGAGGACGCAGGCCTCGGGAGCGTCCTGCGAGTTCTCTGGTGTCTTATCAAAGCATCTCTCTGAGAAAAGCCCTTCCCACATTCGGGGCATGGGGCCAGTTCCCCATCCTCTGGTGCCTTGTTAAACCTCATCTGGAAGTGAGAAGTGAGAAGTGAGAAGGGGACAACTCAGAATcagactctgggaattgtacatCAAGAGGTCAGTACAGACCTCTGGACTGCCAAAAGActgcccgcccccccaaaaaacttcagTTCCCAATGCTCCTTgaggaaaagcaatgacaagtAGAATGGTTTAATCCCAAGCagtttgacacctgagatattcCACTAACTATGTCCCAGTATGCAGTTTTTAACAAGTATGCAGTTTTTTGACAAGATAAAAAAAGGTTTCTGGAACTTCCTTCACTAGGAGAGAATGCTGCTGAGGAGCTGTGGGCAAAAACAGTTCCCAGTGGCCACCCACTTGCTATCAAGAGTATCGAGAAAGTGGAATCTGTGGTGATAGGATCTGATGGCAGGCAATATTAAAGGTGCTCTGGTGCTTAACCAATCTTTTCTGGCTTTTCCTGCCCTTGTGGCATTTGTAAGGTCTCTTGTGAGTGCTCTGATGAACTTGAAACAGTTACTCTCTGCTATGGGTCCTCTGATGGCCCATCAGGTGCTGTCGCCGCCTGAAGCTCTTATCGCACTCGGGACATTTGTACGGTTTCTCTCCCGTATGGATTCTCTGATGAATCTTCAAGTCCCCACTCTGACTGAAACAGTTGCTGCAGTGAGAACATTTGTACAGTTTCTCTCTAGTGTGGACCCTCCGGTGTCTCCACAGGTTTTCTCCccagctgaagcttttcccacactcaaGGCATCTGTAGGGTTTCTCTCCAGTATGAATCATCTGGTGCTTAACTAAGTGCACTCTCTGCCGGAAGCTTCTCCCACACTGAGAACATCCGTATGGTTTCTCTCCCGTATGGATTCTATGATGTCTTGCTAACTCTGCTCTGAAGGTGAAGTTTTTCCAGCACACAGAACATTTGTGGGGTTTCCTTCCTGAATTATTGTTCCGATGTCTAGGTCTGAAGCGTTTCTCATATTCGGGGCATCCATGGGAGCTGTCTTCTGTGCGGCTGTCCTGGTGTCCAACAAATTCCTCTGTCCCACATAAATTTTCCCCACATGCAGGCAATGTATGCTGTTTCTCCCCCCCTAAGTATTCCCTGTAGTTTCTCAAGGCAACATACCGACTGGCTGTCTCTCCCTGATGTGGGGCACTCAGAAGGGTTCTCTGACTTATATTTTCTCCTGCAGGGCTTTCCACTGTCTGTGGCCACTGCTGAGGTTTCGCTAACAGAGACTGCAATAACTCCGGAGAGGCCACTGCATTGTGTTTCTCTCTTCACCGGCTGCTTCTCCTGTTGCCCTTTGGAATTATTTTTCTGCTCAGGAATTCCAGGTGTCACAGCTGAAATATCCCAGCGAAATTCTCCCGCTAACTCCCTGTGCATTTCTTTCGGCAAATTCTCTCCCAACTGGGATATCTCCATCTTCATCCAGCACCTGTCTTGTTcacctgaagagagagagagagaggggaatttTGTCCAAGCTCTGGTCACCTCTTTTCTAGACTCTGGCaacctcctccctcctggctttCTCTGTTCTGCCAGATCTCCCTTTCTAGGCAATTCTGAATCTTCTCTGCTACACTCAGCTTTTTCTCTCAATTTCTAGCCATGTATCACCACTCTCTCCACAAGTGAGGTTCTCCTCTTCACTCGGTTCTGCTCCTGGGGGAGGTGCCTTTTGGGACATCTCTAAATTAAGATGTTAAATCCAAGTGCGCCTATTCGGGTCTGCTTGCACTAAATCCGTGTCAACTTGTCGCAGAGGAAAGTCACCTTCCACACTGAAAATGAGACCGTCCCCTTCCATTCTGTCAGCCATTATCTCTCATCACGGCTTTATAAAGGGGCAAAGACATAAGTTCCAGGAGTTTTGCTTTCTGAAGGAAACATGATACCTCTGGTTCCTCAGTAGGTTTCAGCGCCCCCAGAAAAAGCAATTCCTGGGGTACATTGGGGGTAAATGAGGAAAGCAACTATGCATTATAGTTTGTTCTAAAGGCTGGTATCAAAAGCCTGTAATTTTAATTAAGTCCACAATGCCAGGTGACAGACGTTTTTTAGGATTACAGTCTAAACCTGTCTACTTCTTCCTAATAGCTAAAGTACTTTATGGATAAACGGTTACGTTCATAGGGGCCAGCAACAGCAGTTTGACTGGCTAAATCAGCTGTGGGGAacatttgaccctccagatgttgctgaactccaactcccatcatccctggcaatgttcagcaacatctggagggtcaaagattccccacacttgGACTAAGCCCCACTCCCAAGCGTTCCGTCTAACacagtagtctctctctctcaaatatggctattttggctttttaaaaatacaaaaccagtTTCAACTAATCACAAAGAAGATATATTTGGGGCACTGAAGACCCTGATCACCTGCCCCCTTTCCATACTATCAGCCATGTCTCCATATTATGGTTTCCCTGTTGAAATGAGAAGGGGACAACTCAGAATcagactctgggaattgtacatCAAGAGGTCAGTACAGACCTCTAGGCTGCCAAAAGACCGCCctccctcaaaaaacaaaacaaaaaaaaccacttcaGTTCCCAATGCTCCTTgaggaaaagcaatgacaagtAGAATGGTTTAATCCCAAGCAGTTTGACACATGAGATATTCCACTAACTATGTCCCAGTATGCAGTTTTTAACAAGTATGCAGTTTTTTGACAAGATAAAAAAAGGTTTCTGGAACTTCCTTCACTAGGAGAGAATGCTGCTGAGGAGCTGTGGGCAAAAATagttcacagtggccacccactTGCTATCAAGAGTATCGAGAAAGTGGAATCTGTGGTGATAGGATCTGATGGCAGGCAATATTAAAGGTGCTCTGGTGCTTAACCAATCTTTTCTGGCTTTTCCTGCCCTTGTGGCATTTGTAAGGTCTTTTGTGAGTGCTCTGATGAACTTGAAACAGTTACTCTCTGCTATGGGTCCTCTGATGGCCCATCAGGTGCTGTCGCCGCCTGAAGCTCTTATCGCACTCGGGACATTTGTACGGTTTCTCTCCCGTATGGATTCTCTGGTGAATCTTCAAGTCCGCTCTCTGACTGAAACAGTTGCTGCAGTGAGAACATTTGTACGGTTTCTCTCTAGTGTGGACCCTCCGGTGTATCCACAGGTTTTCCCCccagctgaagcttttcccacactcaaGGCATCTGTAGGGTTTCTCTCCAGTATGAATCCTCTGGTGCTTTGTTAAACCTGCTCTGGAAGTGAAGCTTTTCCTACATGTGGAACATTcatgcttcttccttcctgaaGGAACATTTTGATGATTCTGCAGCCTGCATCTGAAACTTTGGCCACCCTCAAGATTTTCCTTGGGTTCCTCTTCTGTGCAAATATtttggtggccaacaaaagagctTCTTCCACACTCAGCAGGTGAATGTTGTTTCCCTCCTGTAAGCATCCCCCAAGGTTTACAGAAGCAATGCTTTGTCTGGCTTTCTTTGCCCCACGGAGGACGTTCGCTGGGGTCCTCCCCAGGGTGACTCACAACAAGCCCTGACTTGTCGTTGCATTTCCTCCCGTACCCAGAAAATGGAAGCTTTCCCCCCTCTATGGGCCCTGAGGAGGTCAGGATAACAACACCTGGAATAAGTTCTGTGTAGTCGTTgcgttctccctctctccccactcgcTTCTTCTGTCGCCCTTTCCCCTCACATCGCTGCTCATGAGTTTCAGACGTCAGAGGAAAATCCCACTGAggtacttctgcgcatgccctgTGTATGTCCTCTGGCGATGTCTCTCCCCGCTGAGATGTCTCCTTCTTGATGCAGCAACTCTTTTGTTCACctgaagagacagagagaggggttTTGACCATGCTCTGGTCTTTTCTAGATGCCTGcaacctccttcctctcctcaccGTTTGCCCTTCCGCATCATCGAAATATATCTGCTGATCCCaagctttatttctctctctctccctacccccAGCCAGATATCAACCCCTCTCCTGACATCCCAGGCTGTGTGGATTGTTCGCTTAACCCAGGTTGGTTTGTGGCCTCTCTAAATAAAGGGAATAAATACGGCTATTTTGTTCTATTTGTACAGAAACTGCTTCAGCTAATCCTGCACGGAAGGAATTTGGGGCACTGAACGCTATCGGGCATATCTCACACGATGGCTCCTGTTTTGAAGGGGCAAAAGGGACACCTCACACTCAAGTCCTGGGAATGGTGCTATTTGAAGCAAACCAAGGCCTCTGGCTTCCCAAGAGTTTTCAACACACTCAGAAAAAGCAATTCtgtcatccagcctctgctaaaaaacctccaaggaaggagagtccaccacctcccgagggagac
Above is a window of Zootoca vivipara chromosome 2, rZooViv1.1, whole genome shotgun sequence DNA encoding:
- the LOC118081215 gene encoding uncharacterized protein LOC118081215, with the protein product MKMIEQKYAGTEPKAGSEGATEPIRAVYSEYMTKQSGCGTSEGSKGGPGKGRQEQWEAQWQQFLKTLETLHPEGRSPPETTESATWEDAKAFLASFEQVAKACRWPRGEWAARLLPALSGEADEAFRSLEAGDREDYRKVKAAILRGAALRTEAERQHFRHFCCQQVEDPRRIHLQLQDLCHQWLKPERRSKEQILELLVLEQFLASLPPKLQSWIRAGGPESCSQAVALAEEFLIASQQDLAEAEEWQFQEPMQDTCVDSVDAEEVPSDVAQGRIYKDRDGEISLLGDDIKSSSNSGLLLPPEGREMAEVVLSKVGFGEHSNASCGRGLGVQVEEGLPNSKETGVPLHMFERTPTQPGQQTTFWQVLPEDDGNVLSFGEQKSCCIKKETSQRGETSPEDIHRACAEVPQWDFPLTSETHEQRCEGKGRQKKRVGREGERNDYTELIPGVVILTSSGPIEGGKLPFSGYGRKCNDKSGLVVSHPGEDPSERPPWGKESQTKHCFCKPWGMLTGGKQHSPAECGRSSFVGHQNICTEEEPKENLEGGQSFRCRLQNHQNVPSGRKKHECSTCRKSFTSRAGLTKHQRIHTGEKPYRCLECGKSFSWGENLWIHRRVHTREKPYKCSHCSNCFSQRADLKIHQRIHTGEKPYKCPECDKSFRRRQHLMGHQRTHSRDRTEDSSHGCPEYEKRFRPRHRNNNSGRKPHKCSVCWKNFTFRAELARHHRIHTGEKPYGCSQCGRSFRQRVHLVKHQMIHTGEKPYRCLECGKSFSWGENLWRHRRVHTREKLYKCSHCSNCFSQSGDLKIHQRIHTGEKPYKCPECDKSFRRRQHLMGHQRTHSRENLRVVEKEASTGISLPTSPLLHLLIPDSGLRRLGGEMEPQTVSPEREGGLGGDNKPSSVVQSDCVREQPGWRASRETKQEPCNGIQQRWEAQWQEFLTTLQSPHTTENPLSLEATPWDDAKAFLASFEQVARACQWPREEWAARLLPALSGEAKQAFVALEAGDREDFGKVKAAILRGDAIKMEVQRQHFRKFRCQQVEDPRRIQLQLQDLCHRWLKPERCSKEQILELLVLEQFLASLPPELQSWIRAGGPESCSQAVALAEEFLMAGQQDLDEAAEWQKPLQEGSLKAEETEEQSSSNGLCLLGSGSQGPRDHSNLLPPEGLQTSMLCQAKGPMNLEETSHMDEPPPTQTGQRTMFWQVMQEEDRDTESLEGLLIPKPDPASHPEKEEEIFVRFPVESEGFPSQDSGDKRRSVIKMENSQQDEVHNTLTEISQWNMPVTAAIDEERCESNRDQGRKPEEQEDEARKFPEGPTASGNEISMVHLRPKKPSVSKYSQKCNYRLGCVMKQAGEKHYHSPTSGESIQQKTCLLAHQGIQPGKKLYSCSECGKSFHTRSIFLRHQKIHTRESPFECLECGKSFNRRTNLSRHQTIHTGEKVHECPKCGKKFYRRDALLQHQIIHTGEKPYECPECGKSFRVKKTLHRHQTIHLGYRTVNAERFLKN